The following coding sequences lie in one Manis pentadactyla isolate mManPen7 chromosome 19, mManPen7.hap1, whole genome shotgun sequence genomic window:
- the S100A14 gene encoding protein S100-A14 produces MGQCRSANAEDAQEFSDVERAIETLIKNFHQYSVEGGKETLTPSELQDLVTQQLPHLMPSNCVLEEKIASLGSCNDSKLEFGSFWELIGEAAKSVTLESPVPGS; encoded by the exons GATGCCCAGGAATTCAGTGACGTGGAGAGGGCCATTGAGACCCTCATCAAGAACTTCCATCAGTACTCGgtggagggtgggaaggagacGCTGACCCCCTCGGAGCTACAGGACCTGGTCACCCAGCAGCTGCCCCACCTTATGCCG AGCAACTGTGTGCTGGAAGAGAAAATTGCCAGCTTGGGCAGCTGTAACGACTCTAAACTGGAGTTTGGGAGTTTCTGGGAACTAATCGGAGAAGCAGCCAAGAGTGTGACGCTGGAGAGCCCCGTCCCGGGGAGCTGA